Proteins encoded by one window of Lates calcarifer isolate ASB-BC8 linkage group LG7_1, TLL_Latcal_v3, whole genome shotgun sequence:
- the wdr21 gene encoding WD repeat domain 21 encodes MKKWTWREGQRPYRRQGGGGYRRGWHRDNRQRSTQDEQWYGHSDAGPSYRASQRRRDEQSASSSSSSSSSSSSSSSSSSSNASSAAPELPGFYFDPEKNRYFRLLPGHNNCNPLTREQLREKEREKQRNKMLAEDEKPRKKAPRTGLNTSLLLQKRHLGLLPENSYCRLVHEVKVSGMRRHKLEIQSTDNSNPNTDNFRLIVGDSACERVFTVNDVSHGGCKYGIMNFSSSSRGSLSVEMCDNLYFTNRKVNSICWASVNYPDSHVLLCLVGVADTPGCVSLLPASLFSNSNPDQPGMLCSFKISSAWSCAWCLNPQFDKTFSTGLSRRVIVKDAETGRTQTFSVGSDVLAQQFALRVPVLFNGCRSGEIFSIDLRQRGRRDQSWKASRFHQESAITSVRVLQDENYLLAADMLGQIKLWDVRVTKPVQEYKGHYNEHAYLPIHVNEPEGLLLAVGQDCYTRLWSLKDGHLLRTIPSPHPAANDLIPSVVFSSKLGGCKGLPGLLMAVKHDLYYFPYNTDYQEGGEQQAGFYENTENASFNR; translated from the exons ATGAAGAAGTGGACCTGGAGAGAGGGCCAGCGACCGTACAGGCGACAAGGGGGTGGTGGTTACCGCCGTGGCTGGCACAGAGACAACAGGCAAAGATCAACACAGGACGAGCAGTG GTATGGTCACAGTGATGCAGGACCATCCTATAGAGCATCTCAGAGGAGGCGTGATGAACAgtctgcttcttcttcatcctcgtcctcctcgtcttcctcatcttcatcttcgTCTTCTTCCTCCAATGCCAGCAGTGCTGCCCCAG AGCTGCCTGGTTTCTATTTTGACCCGGAGAAAAACCGTTACTTTCGTCTGTTGCCGGGACATAACAACTGTAACCCACTGACCAGAGAGCAGTTGcgggagaaggaaagagagaaacagagaaacaagatgCTCGCAGAGGATGAAAAGCCCAGAAAA AAAGCACCAAGAACAGGACTGAAcacttcactgctgctgcagaaaagaCACCTTGGCTTGTTACCTGAGAACTCTTATTGTAG GTTGGTCCATGAGGTGAAGGTCAGTGGAATGAGACGCCACAAACTCGAGATCCAGAGCACGGACAACAGCAACCCCAACACTGACAACTTCAGGCTTATAgtg ggagACTCGGCATGTGAGCGAGTGTTTACAGTCAACGATGTCTCTCACGGAGGCTGCAAATATGGAATCATgaatttcagcagcagcagccggggctctctgtctgtggagaTGTGCGATAACCTCTACTTCACCAACCGCAAG GTGAATTCCATCTGCTGGGCCTCAGTCAACTACCCAGACTCCCATGTGTT GCTGTGTCTGGTTGGAGTGGCAGACACCCCTGGCTGTGTCAGTTTACTTCCTGCTTCCCTCTTCAGTAACTCCAATCCAG acCAACCAGGGATGCTGTGTAGCTTTAAGATATCCTCAGCCTGGTCTTGTGCTTGGTGTCTCAACCCACAGTTTGACAAGACCTTCAGCACTG GCCTGTCTCGTAGGGTAATTGTGAAAGATGCAGAGACGGGCCGAACACAGACGTTCAGCGTAGGCAGCGATGTCTTGGCTCAGCAATTTGCCCTCAGG GTCCCTGTGCTGTTTAACGGTTGCAGATCAGGGGAGATCTTCAGCATCGACCTGCGGCAACGAGGCCGCAGGGATCAAAGCTGGAAGGCAAGCCGCTTCCATCAAGAGTCAGCCATCACCTCCGTCCGTGTCCTACAGGACGAGAACTACCTGCTGGCTGCTGACATGCTGGGCCAG ATCAAGCTGTGGGATGTGCGAGTGACAAAGCCTGTGCAGGAATACAAAGGGCACTATAATGAGCACGCCTACCTTCCTATTCACGTCAATGAACCTGAGGGGCTTTTGTTGGCAG TGGGTCAGGATTGCTACACAAGGCTATGGAGCCTAAAGGACGGCCACCTGCTACGGACCATCCCGTCGCCCCACCCGGCCGCAAACGACCTCATCCCGAGCGTCGTCTTCTCCTCCAAGTTGGGCGGCTGCAAGGGGCTCCCCGGCCTGCTCATGGCTGTCAAACACGACCTGTACTACTTCCCATACAACACAGACTaccaggagggaggagagcagcaggctggattttatgaaaacactgaaaatgctTCCTTTAACAGAtga
- the zfyve1 gene encoding zinc finger FYVE domain-containing protein 1 codes for MSGQSPAVDKGMNTILVCQESYACGGSDEAAFECDECGSLQCARCELELHRQERMRNHDRVRIAPGHVPFCDSCKGDSSCSANGGRLRAVVRCQGCKINLCLDCQKRTHGGVNKRKHPLTPYPPAKAPQDNSVSAGESELEILKAKLEKVSSFLLVDEKEEMQVKDEEDFVRRLGCRPDELLKVVSIFGNTGEGKSHTLNHTFFLGREVFKTSPTQESCTVGVWAAMDPVHWVVVIDTEGLLGAGANQGQRTRLLLKVLAISDVVIYRTHADRLHDDLFKFLGDASDAYLKHFTRELKATTSRCGLDVPLSTLGPAVIIFHETVHTKLLGSDKPSESAERLLQDRFRKLGLFPEAFSSIQYRGTRTYNPPTDFSGLLRNLEQQLDNNTTRSPRSASVIYKALQALSERFSGEIPDEYMTSNSFFPDEYFTCSSICLSCGSGCKRSMNHLKEGLDHEAKHRCRYSAQYDNRIYTCKACYEGGKEVIVVPKTTASSDSPWFGLAIYAWSGYVIECPNCAVIYRSRQYWYGNQDPVETVVRTEIQHIWPGSDGFLKDNNNAAQRLLDGVKYISQSVSELSVKPAKAVTSWLTDQIAPAYWKPNSLILKCHKCAEAFQPNDTKHHCRACGEGFCDACSSKTRPVPERGWGLAPVRVCDACFHNRGIPTELLDAALEEEGGTLIARKVGEAVQNTLGAVVGAIDIPLGLVKDAARPAYWVPDQDIHSCCECQREFSPRLSIHHCRACGQGVCDDCSQERRPVPSRGWDHPVRVCNGCNQKPGDL; via the exons ATGAGTGGTCAAAGTCCAGCTGTAGATAAAGGAATGAACACAATCCTAGTCTGTCAGGAGAGCTACGCCTGTGGGGGCTCAGACGAGGCTGCGTTTGAGTGTGATGAATGCGGCAGCCTGCAGTGTGCCCGCTGTGAACTGGAGCTCCATCGCCAGGAGCGGATGCGGAATCACGACCGGGTTCGGATTGCACCGGGACACGTTCCTTTTTGTGACTCCTGTAAAGgtgacagcagctgctctgcGAACGGCGGACGGCTCAGAGCTGTGGTGCGCTGCCAGGGTTGTAAGATCAACCTGTGTTTGGATTGCCAGAAACGTACCCACGGGGGGGTCAACAAGAGGAAGCACCCTCTGACCCCTTACCCTCCAGCCAAAGCTCCCCAGGACAACAGCGTTTCTGCTGGGGAGTCAGAGCTGGAGATCTTGAAGGCCAAGCTGGAGAAGGTGTCCAGCTTCCTTTTGGTGGACGAGAAGGAGGAGATGCAG GTgaaggatgaggaggattttGTCAGACGACTGGGCTGCAGACCAGATGAGCTCCTCAAGGTGGTCTCCATCTTTGGGAACACTGGGGAGGGCAAGTCCCACACCCTGAACCATACATTTTTCCTCGGGAGAGAAGTGTTCAAGACCTCACCCACCCAGGAGTCCTGCACTGTGGGTGTTTGGGCAGCTATGGACCCTGTGCACTGGGTTGTAGTAATTGACACAGAGGGACTACTCGGGGCTG GAGCCAATCAAGGTCAGCGAACCCGGCTGCTTCTCAAGGTCCTGGCTATTTCTGATGTAGTCATCTACAGAACCCATGCTGACCGTCTCCATGACGATCTCTTCAAGTTCCTCGGCGACGCATCAGATGCCTACTTGAAACACTTCACCAGGGAGTTGAAGGCGACGACCAGCCGCTGTGGTTTGGACGTCCCGTTGTCCACTCTGGGTCCTGCGGTGATCATCTTCCATGAGACCGTCCACACCAAGCTACTAGGATCAG ACAAGCCATCTGAGTCAGCTGAGCGTCTGCTGCAGGATCGTTTCAGGAAGCTGGGTTTGTTCCCAGAAGCGTTCAGCTCCATCCAGTACCGTGGAACACGGACCTACAACCCTCCCACAGACTTCAGCGGCCTACTGCGCAACCTGGAGCAACAGCTGGATAACAACACCACCCGCTCGCCACGTTCTGCCAGTGTCATCTACAAGGCTCTGCAG GCCTTGAGTGAGCGATTCAGTGGGGAGATTCCAGATGAGTACATGACCAGTAACTCCTTCTTTCCCGATGAGTACTTTACCTGCTCGAGCATCTGCCTCAGCTGTGG TTCAGGCTGTAAGAGAAGCATGAATCACCTTAAGGAGGGACTCGACCACGAAGCCAAACATCGCTGCCGCTACTCTGCCCAGTATGACAACCGCATCTATACCTGCAAG GCCTGCTatgagggagggaaggaggtaATAGTGGTTCCCAAAACGACGGCCTCATCTGACTCACCATGGTTTGGCTTGGCCATCTACGCGTGGTCTGG gTATGTAATTGAGTGCCCCAACTGTGCAGTGATCTACAGAAGCAGGCAGTACTGGTATGGAAACCAGGACCCGGTGGAAACAGTGGTCAGAACAGAAATCCAGCACATCTGGCCTGGG tctgatgGTTTTctgaaagacaacaacaacGCTGCTCAGAGGCTGCTGGATGGAGTGAAATACATTTCTCAGTCAGTGTCTGAACTCAGCGTTAAGCCTGCCAAAGCAGTCACCTCCTGGCTTACTGACCAGATTGCTCCCGCCTACTGGAAACCCAACTCCCTTATTCTG AAATGCCATAAATGTGCAGAAGCGTTCCAGCCCAACGACACCAAGCACCACTGCCGTGCCTGTGGAGAGGGTTTCTGTGACGCCTGCTCCTCCAAAACCCGACCGGTCCCAGAGAGGGGCTGGGGCCTCGCACCCGTGCGAGTCTGCGATGCATGTTTCCACAATAGAGGAATACCAACTG agTTGCTGGATGCTGCtttggaggaggaaggaggcaCCCTGATAGCCAGGAAGGTTGGGGAGGCTGTTCAGAACACTTTAGGAGCTGTAGTTGGTGCTATTGACATACCTCTTG GCCTGGTGAAGGATGCTGCTCGTCCAGCTTACTGGGTCCCAGATCAGGATATCCACTCCTGCTGCGAGTGCCAGAGAGAGTTCTCCCCCCGTCTCTCCATCCACCACTGTCGCGCCTGCGGCCAAGGCGTGTGCGACGACTGCTCCCAGGAGCGACGCCCCGTGCCCTCCCGTGGCTGGGATCACCCCGTGAGGGTCTGTAACGGCTGCAACCAGAAACCCGGGGATCTCTAG
- the pigh gene encoding phosphatidylinositol N-acetylglucosaminyltransferase subunit H produces the protein MEDEAFTDINGKAIFLDCQSHSSFCREFTVSSPKVSIGKVMVYTCSVWLLAYAVFFFTQNTAVLSSAILITLVGMMLHIHFVKVDHESLLVIGSLGIQVSSSYASGRETTTFIEMSKIKDIVINEAIYMHQIIYYLCVLLKDPSEPNAVSSVVPLFQSSKPRLNCLVKVYRSCQEILSKC, from the exons ATGGAAGACGAAGCGTTTACTGACATTAATGGCAAAGCTATATTTCTGGACTGCCAGAGTCACTCCAGTTTTTGCAGGGAGTTCACTGTCAGCTCCCCCAAAGTGTCCATCGGCAAGGTGATGGTGTACACCTGCTCTGTTTGGCTGTTAGCATACGCCGTGTTCTTCTTCACACAG AACACTGCAGTTCTATCCAGTGCTATCCTCATCACCCTGGTCGGCATGATGCTTCACATCCACTTTGTGAAGGTGGACCACGAGTCCCTGCTCGTCATTGGCTCCTTAGGGATTCAAGTGTCCTCCAGCTATGCCTCAGGCCGCGAGACCACCACTTTCATCGAGATGAGCAAGATCAAGGATATTGTCATCAATGAAGCAATCTACATg catCAGATTATCTACTACCTTTGCGTACTGTTGAAGGACCCCTCAGAACCAAATGCAGTGTCAAGCGTTGTGCCGTTGTTTCAG agTTCAAAGCCGAGGCTGAACTGCTTGGTGAAAGTTTACAGAAGCTGTCAGGAGATTCTTTCAAAGTGCTGA